One stretch of Zingiber officinale cultivar Zhangliang chromosome 6B, Zo_v1.1, whole genome shotgun sequence DNA includes these proteins:
- the LOC121991971 gene encoding pentatricopeptide repeat-containing protein At1g52620-like — MRRALTAAAILLHRRSPVVFISTSASPLSPPPPLEPSAFLTDVELAEIRLLVRRLCESDRHDAAVRLITTALLADPPLDALPIASLADRLSSLPDMVAAMSLLTALRYHPRHPSPIPFCYSLISSYFQNSRPKEAAKVLSWLFRSDTPCRPDAEVYRISVEGFCRLGRMLDALIAVKEMVSDRITPASETRVTIYRGLLQQARVDEAQELDPALMVIEQSGEGFGDVLKLLDRIIKNWE, encoded by the coding sequence ATGAGGAGAGCTTTGACGGCGGCGGCGATACTTCTCCACCGGCGGTCTCCCGTCGTCTTCATTTCCACTTCGGCCTCTCctctttctcctcctcctcccctcGAACCCTCGGCCTTCCTCACCGACGTCGAGCTCGCGGAGATCCGCCTCCTCGTTCGTCGCCTCTGCGAGTCCGACCGACACGACGCAGCCGTCCGCCTCATCACCACCGCCCTCCTTGCCGACCCCCCTCTCGATGCCCTCCCCATCGCCTCCCTGGCCGACCGCCTCTCCTCCCTCCCGGACATGGTTGCCGCCATGTCCCTCCTCACCGCACTCCGCTACCACCCCCGCCATCCCTCCCCGATCCCCTTCTGCTACTCCCTCATCTCCTCCTACTTTCAAAATAGCCGCCCTAAAGAGGCCGCCAAGGTCCTTTCTTGGCTCTTCCGGTCTGATACCCCATGCCGGCCCGACGCGGAGGTCTACCGGATCTCAGTGGAAGGATTTTGCCGGCTCGGCAGGATGCTCGATGCTCTTATTGCCGTCAAGGAGATGGTCTCCGATAGGATAACTCCGGCAAGCGAGACACGGGTGACAATCTACCGGGGACTGCTCCAGCAGGCTCGGGTCGACGAGGCACAGGAGCTGGATCCCGCATTGATGGTGATCGAGCAGAGTGGTGAAGGATTCGGTGATGTTTTGAAGCTTCTCGACAGAATAATTAAGAACTGGGAGTAA
- the LOC121991972 gene encoding oxygen-dependent coproporphyrinogen-III oxidase, chloroplastic-like: MPSAAAASVTATSSLFFVGQTLKPPALIRFRRSASTEVFSSRARFPRLVPVRAAVAIEKETPENERPETFLREADGSHSAAASASASVRARFERMIREAQDEVCAAIEEADGGGTFREDVWSRPGGGGGISRVLQDGAVWEKAGVNVSVVYGIMPPEAYRAAKGEAGATDGSAKAGPVPFFAAGISSVLHPKNPFAPTLHFNYRYFETDAPKDAPGAPRQWWFGGGTDFTPAYIFEEDVKHFHMIQKQACDKFDPSFYPRFKKWCDDYFIIKHRDERRGLGGIFFDDLNNYDQEMLLAFSTECTKSVVPAYIPIIERRKNTPFNEQHKEWQQLRRGRYVEFNLVYDRGTTFGLKTGGRIESILVSLPLTARWEYDHQPEEGTEEWKLLDACKNPKEWL; encoded by the exons ATGCCCTCGGCCGCTGCCGCCTCTGTCACCGCcacttcctctcttttctttgttGGTCAAACCCTCAAGCCTCCCGCCCTCATCCGTTTCCGCCGCTCCGCCTCTACGGAGGTCTTCTCCTCCCGCGCCCGATTCCCGCGCCTCGTCCCCGTCCGCGCCGCCGTTGCCATCGAGAAGGAGACCCCCGAGAACGAGCGGCCCGAGACCTTCCTCCGCGAGGCCGATGGATCCCATTCCGCCGCTGCATCAGCGTCCGCCTCCGTTCGCGCCCGCTTCGAGCGGATGATCCGGGAGGCTCAGGATGAGGTGTGCGCCGCTATCGAGGAGGCCGATGGCGGAGGAACGTTCAGGGAGGATGTTTGGTCGCGGCCGGGAGGAGGGGGCGGCATCAGCCGGGTCCTGCAGGACGGGGCGGTGTGGGAGAAGGCCGGGGTTAATGTATCGGTGGTGTACGGGATTATGCCGCCGGAGGCTTATCGTGCCGCCAAGGGGGAGGCTGGAGCCACGGATGGGTCGGCAAAGGCGGGGCCTGTACCGTTCTTTGCAGCTGGAATCAGTTCG GTTTTGCATCCAAAAAATCCATTTGCACCAACATTGCATTTCAACTACCGGTACTTTGAAACTGATGCACCAAAAG ATGCTCCTGGGGCACCCAGGCAATGGTGGTTTGGTGGCGGCACTGATTTCACCCCCGCTTATATCTTTGAGGAAGATGTTAAGCATTTCCACATG ATCCAAAAGCAAGCATGTGATAAATTTGATCCAAGTTTCTATCCCCGATTCAAGAAATGGTGTGATGATTACTTCATTATAAAG CATCGCGATGAAAGGCGTGGCTTAGGTGGCATATTTTTTGACGACCTTAACAACTACGATCAGGAGATGCTTCTTGCTTTCTCTACGG AATGCACAAAATCTGTTGTCCCAGCATACATTCCCATTATAGAACGAAGGAAAAACACACCTTTTAACGAGCAGCACAAGGAGTGGCAACAATTACGAAGGGGACGCTACGTAGAATTCAATCTG GTATATGATCGCGGCACAACATTTGGTCTGAAGACCGGAGGACGGATCGAAAGCATCCTTGTTTCCCTTCCACTAACTGCTCGGTGGGAATATGACCAT CAACCCGAGGAAGGAACCGAAGAATGGAAACTCTTAGACGCATGTAAAAACCCAAAGGAATGGCTCTAA
- the LOC121991973 gene encoding respiratory burst oxidase homolog protein B-like yields the protein MSSVNDHNTLHYYFEQEMPSESEPEAGRSVGFSGPLGGKKRSVRLKDATAAAAADDGNNYVEITLDVRNDAVAIQSVHSAGADPEAALLSRGLERRSSNVVTKLKQVGQEFRRLASSPSSSSSFVSGPRRNMAQLDRTKSSTAQAIKGLQFVTKNVASEGWPEVDRRFNELAVDGMLLRSRFGKCIGMVGSEEFAGEVFDALARRRGITATVLTKEELREFWEQLSDQSFDARLQTFFDMVDKNADGRITEEEVREIIALSASANKLSSIQERVEEYTALIMEELDPNNLGYIELYNLEMLLLQPPGQLPSTRLCASSNNMSQMLSQMLVPTKDRNPVRRCWRRIAYFMEDNWKRVWVIALWLAICACLFAWKFNQYRHRAVFQVMGYCVTTAKGGAETLKFNMALILLPVCRNTITWLRSKTKLGVVVPFNDNINFHKVIAAGIVVGAALHVGAHLTCDFPRLLHCSDAEYEPLKPFFGDRRPPNYWWFVKGMEGWTGVAMLVLMAIAYVLAQPWFRRNRLSPTNPLRRLTGFNAFWYSHHLFVVVYALYIVHGYCLYLIKKWYKKTTWMYLAIPLALYACERLLRVFRSGYETVKILKVAVYPGNVLALHMSKPQGFRYRSGQYIVVNCAAVSPFEWHPFSITSAPGDDYISIHVRTRGDWTSQLRAVFSQVCQPAKSDQSGLLRADLVQGSIGPRMPKLLIDGPYGAPAQDYEHYDVLLLIGLGIGATPLISIVKDVLNNVRKDDDGGNGKKFMTQRAYFYWVTREEGSFEWFRGIMNEVAEKDEEGVIELHNHCTSVYEEGDARSALILMLQALHHAKNGVDIVSGTRVRTHFARPNWRNVFKRITLNHPGKRVGVFYCGDPLVIGELRRLSQDFSHRTTTKFVFHKENF from the exons ATGAGCAGTGTGAATGATCATAACACACTGCATTACTACTTCGAGCAGGAGATGCCGTCGGAGTCTGAGCCCGAGGCCGGCCGCTCGGTGGGCTTCAGCGGGCCGCTGGGAGGAAAGAAGCGGAGCGTAAGGTTGAAGGACgccacggcggcggcggcggctgacGATGGCAATAACTACGTGGAGATCACGCTGGATGTCAGGAACGATGCCGTCGCGATCCAGAGCGTCCACTCAGCAGGCGCCGACCCAGAGGCGGCGCTGCTCTCTCGCGGCCTGGAGCGGCGCTCCTCCAACGTCGTGACCAAGTTGAAGCAGGTGGGGCAGGAGTTCCGGAGGCTGGCGTCGTCGCCATCTTCGTCGTCGTCGTTCGTGTCGGGGCCGCGGCGGAACATGGCGCAGCTCGACAGGACCAAGTCCAGCACCGCGCAGGCCATCAAGGGGCTTCAGTTCGTGACCAAGAACGTCGCCAGCGAAGGGTGGCCGGAGGTCGACCGCCGCTTCAACGAGCTCGCTGTCGATGGAATGCTTCTTCGGTCGAGATTCGGCAAATGCATAG GAATGGTGGGATCGGAGGAGTTCGCCGGCGAGGTGTTCGACGCACTTGCCCGACGGCGCGGCATCACCGCCACTGtgctgaccaaggaggaactccgCGAATTCTGGGAGCAGCTCTCCGACCAAAGCTTCGATGCGCGTTTGCAAACCTTCTTTGACAT GGTGGACAAGAACGCTGACGGCAGGATCACAGAGGAAGAAGTTAGAGAG ATCATCGCCCTCAGCGCATCTGCCAACAAGCTATCGAGTATCCAAGAACGCGTGGAGGAGTACACGGCATTGATCATGGAAGAGCTCGACCCCAATAACTTGGGCTATATCGAGCTCTACAACTTGGAGATGCTGCTTCTGCAACCGCCGGGGCAACTGCCGTCGACGAGGCTCTGCGCGAGCAGCAACAACATGAGCCAGATGCTGAGCCAGATGCTGGTGCCGACCAAGGACCGGAACCCAGTGCGGCGATGCTGGCGGCGGATCGCCTACTTCATGGAGGACAACTGGAAGCGCGTGTGGGTGATTGCCCTGTGGCTCGCCATCTGCGCCTGCCTCTTCGCCTGGAAGTTCAACCAGTACCGCCACCGCGCCGTCTTCCAGGTCATGGGCTACTGCGTCACCACCGCCAAGGGCGGCGCGGAGACgctcaagttcaacatggcgcTCATCCTCCTCCCCGTCTGTCGCAACACCATCACCTGGCTCCGCAGCAAAACCAAGCTCGGCGTCGTCGTCCCCTTCAACGACAACATCAACTTCCACAAG GTGATTGCGGCGGGGATCGTAGTCGGCGCGGCGCTCCACGTCGGAGCTCACCTGACCTGCGACTTCCCGCGGCTGCTGCACTGCAGCGACGCCGAGTACGAGCCGCTGAAGCCCTTCTTCGGCGACCGGCGGCCGCCGAACTACTGGTGGTTCGTGAAGGGGATGGAGGGGTGGACGGGGGTGGCGATGCTAGTCCTCATGGCGATCGCCTACGTCCTGGCGCAGCCCTGGTTCCGCCGGAACCGGCTCAGCCCGACCAACCCCCTCCGCCGTCTCACCGGATTCAACGCCTTCTGGTACTCGCACCACCTCTTCGTCGTCGTCTACGCGCTCTACATCGTCCACGGCTACTGCCTCTACCTCATCAAGAAATGGTACAAGAAGACG ACATGGATGTATCTGGCCATCCCTCTCGCACTGTACGCCTGCGAGCGGCTGCTGCGGGTCTTCCGGTCAGGCTACGAAACAGTGAAGATTCTAAAG GTTGCTGTTTACCCAGGGAATGTGTTGGCTCTCCACATGTCTAAGCCTCAAGGTTTCAGATACAGAAGCGGGCAATACATCGTCGTCAACTGTGCTGCTGTCTCGCCATTCGAATG GCATCCTTTCTCCATCACGTCGGCTCCCGGGGACGACTACATCAGCATCCATGTCCGTACCAGAGGCGACTGGACTTCTCAGCTCAGAGCAGTCTTTTCTCAGGTCTGCCAACCTGCGAAAAGCGACCAGAGTGGCCTCCTCAGAGCTGATCTCGTGCAGGGATCAATCGGGCCAAG AATGCCGAAGTTATTGATCGACGGCCCCTACGGCGCCCCCGCGCAAGACTACGAGCACTACGACGTTCTCCTCCTCATCGGCCTCGGCATCGGCGCCACCCCGTTGATCAGCATCGTCAAGGACGTGCTGAACAACGTCCGAAAGGACGACGACGGCGGCAACGGCAAGAAGTTTATGACGCAGAGGGCGTACTTCTACTGGGTGACGCGGGAGGAAGGGTCGTTCGAGTGGTTCCGGGGGATCATGAACGAGGTGGCGGAGAAGGACGAGGAAGGGGTGATCGAGCTGCACAACCACTGCACCAGCGTGTACGAGGAAGGCGACGCCCGCTCCGCTCTCATCCTCATGCTGCAGGCGCTCCACCACGCCAAGAACGGCGTCGACATCGTCTCCGGCACCCGAGTGAGAACCCACTTCGCTCGCCCCAACTGGCGCAATGTCTTCAAGCGCATCACCCTCAACCACCCCGGCAAGCGCGTCG GCGTGTTCTACTGCGGAGACCCGCTGGTGATCGGAGAACTACGGCGGCTGTCGCAGGATTTCTCCCATAGGACCACCACCAAATTTGTTTTCCACAAGGAGAATTTCTAA
- the LOC121991974 gene encoding 60S ribosomal protein L18-2-like, with protein MGIDLVAGGRSKKTRRTAPKSDDVYLKLLVRLYRFLVRRTGSKFNAVILKRLFMSKTNRPPLSLRRLIKFMEGNENKIAVIAGTVTDDKRVYDVPAIKVTALRFTETARARILKAGGECLTFDQLALRAPLGQNTILLRGPKNAREAVKHFGKAPGVPHSHTKPYVRAKGRKFEKARGRRNSRGFRV; from the exons ATG GGTATCGATCTCGTCGCCGGTGGTCGGAGCAAGAAGACTCGTCGTACGGCCCCTAAATCCGACGATGTCTATCTGAAACTCCTAGTTAGG CTCTACAGGTTTCTGGTGCGTAGGACGGGAAGTAAGTTCAACGCCGTGATCCTGAAGCGGCTCTTCATGAGCAAGACCAATCGGCCACCTCTCTCCCTCAGGAGGCTCATCAAGTTCATGGAAGGAAAT GAAAACAAAATAGCTGTGATTGCCGGGACAGTGACGGATGATAAGAGGGTGTATGATGTGCCTGCTATCAAGGTGACGGCTCTTAGGTTCACGGAGACAGCTAGGGCGAGGATTTTGAAGGCTGGCGGAGAGTGCCTCACTTTTGACCAGCTTGCTCTCCGAGCTCCTCTTGGACAGAACACT ATTCTCCTGAGGGGTCCCAAGAACGCGAGGGAAGCTGTTAAGCACTTTGGCAAAGCTCCTGGTGTGCCGCACAGCCACACGAAGCCTTATGTCCGGGCTAAGGGGAGGAAATTtgagaaagcaaggggaagaAGAAACAGCAGAGGATTCAGGGTTTGA
- the LOC121991976 gene encoding epoxide hydrolase A-like gives MMEADGIVHRMVQANGITMHIAEKGETGAPVVVLLHGFAELWYSWRHQILNLAGRGCRAVAPDLRGYGDTSAPPSVASYSLFHIVGDLIALLDALSIPQALLVGNGWGAMVAWQTSLARPDRVKAMVILSMPFMPRNPSVKPVAHFRSIYGDDYYVCKFQEPGKMEAEFDRIGTDNVLRSLYSHRDPKTPVMSEEDLPNMKEMTLPTWLTEDDFSYLVSKFEKSGFTGPLNYYRCLDLNWELGATWSGMKIQVPVKFIVGDQDLAYHYKGIQDYIHKGGFKGDVPKLEEVVVMEGVGHFINQEKPDEITDHIFEFISQFF, from the exons atgatggAAGCCGACGGCATTGTCCATCGGATGGTGCAAGCGAACGGCATCACCATGCACATCGCGGAGAAGGGGGAGACGGGAGCGCCGGTGGTGGTGCTCCTCCACGGCTTTGCCGAGCTTTGGTATTCGTGGCGCCACCAAATCCTCAACCTCGCCGGTCGCGGGTGCCGCGCCGTGGCCCCCGACCTCCGTGGCTACGGCGACACCTCCGCCCCTCCCTCCGTCGCTTCCTACTCACTCTTCCACATCGTCGGAGACCTCATCGCGCTCCTCGACGCGCTCTCCATCCCCCAG GCATTGCTGGTGGGCAACGGGTGGGGTGCGATGGTGGCTTGGCAGACGAGTCTGGCGAGGCCTGACAGAGTGAAGGCGATGGTGATCCTAAGCATGCCCTTCATGCCTCGCAACCCATCCGTGAAGCCTGTGGCTCACTTCAGATCGATATATGGAGACGATTACTACGTTTGCAAGTTCCAA GAGCCAGGGAAGATGGAGGCAGAGTTCGATCGCATCGGTACAGACAACGTTCTGCGATCGTTGTATTCCCATCGCGATCCAAAGACACCAGTCATGAGCGAGGAAGATCTCCCTAACATGAAAGAGATGACACTGCCGACCTGGCTAACCGAGGACGATTTCAGCTACCTTGTGAGCAAGTTCGAGAAATCCGGATTCACAGGGCCACTCAACTACTACAGATGCTTGGACTT GAACTGGGAGCTGGGGGCTACATGGAGTGGAATGAAGATCCAAGTGCCTGTGAAGTTCATTGTGGGAGATCAAGATTTGGCATACCACTACAAGGGTATTCAGGATTACATTCACAAAGGGGGGTTTAAAGGAGATGTGCCAAAGCTGGAGGAGGTGGTTGTGATGGAGGGAGTGGGGCATTTTATCAACCAGGAAAAGCCTGATGAGATCACTGATCATATATTTGAATTCATCAGCCAGTTCTTTTAG